The Chelatococcus sp. HY11 genome includes a window with the following:
- a CDS encoding TRAP transporter small permease has translation MPEPLRWLFKVFDVLVVVGMAVISLLIFTNVVLRYGFSSGIPFAVEVSRVVLVWVIFLGSVVALAKGAHLGVDSLVVRLPRRARFVCFLASYGLMLWCCWLLAKGSWSLTLIEWGNVQALSGIPVGAIYAAGLAAAILMALVLLIDLWRSLRGILPAPWSGEQHVEPVPVVPAALKTEGAP, from the coding sequence ATGCCCGAACCGTTGCGGTGGCTTTTTAAGGTCTTTGACGTCCTCGTCGTCGTCGGCATGGCCGTCATCAGCCTCTTGATCTTTACAAATGTCGTGCTGCGCTACGGTTTCAGCTCAGGCATTCCGTTTGCTGTCGAAGTCTCCCGTGTAGTCCTCGTCTGGGTCATCTTTCTGGGATCCGTGGTGGCCCTGGCCAAGGGCGCGCATCTCGGCGTCGACTCATTGGTCGTCCGGTTGCCACGCAGGGCGCGATTCGTCTGCTTTCTTGCTTCATACGGCCTGATGCTTTGGTGCTGCTGGCTCCTGGCAAAGGGCAGCTGGTCGCTCACCCTCATCGAGTGGGGCAACGTCCAGGCACTGTCGGGAATTCCCGTCGGCGCCATCTACGCCGCGGGGCTCGCCGCCGCCATCCTGATGGCTCTGGTTCTCCTTATCGATCTGTGGCGCTCGCTGCGCGGCATCCTGCCGGCCCCTTGGTCGGGCGAACAACACGTTGAGCCGGTTCCGGTCGTGCCTGCGGCGCTCAAGACGGAGGGAGCACCGTGA
- a CDS encoding citrate/2-methylcitrate synthase — MVDEFIDADEAVALLGVKHDTLYAYVSRGQIRSRHNPGGNRRRLYSLRDITELNRRKEIGRKPVDVAASALNLGFPALTSAISQVENGRLVYRGQDAVELAQRATLEQAAALLWQCDVRLFDRPAPLIGPPDRAVYPGATIEERLRHDLPRLGPSVPIWQREAHSLIGTAIDMLRGATALLTGCPAATAPIHLQLARAWDVPPEQADLLRRALVLAADHELSPATFCTRVIASTGASLSACISGGLAAFGGPRHGGEIGMIEQLFAEAAASGHPERAIIDRLARGDRLPRFGLQMHELGDPRALLLLAGLPADPLRDALLHTMEAVLGKRPAFTFALVAMRHALGLPDEAAQILFLCGRLTGWIAHVLEQNGDQNLIRPRARYSGEPPPETGATA; from the coding sequence ATGGTCGATGAATTCATCGATGCCGATGAGGCCGTAGCACTGCTGGGGGTCAAGCATGACACGCTTTATGCTTATGTCAGCCGCGGCCAGATCCGGTCGCGCCACAACCCCGGCGGCAACCGGCGCCGGCTGTACAGCCTTCGCGACATCACCGAGCTGAACCGCCGCAAAGAGATCGGGCGCAAACCGGTGGATGTGGCGGCCTCGGCGCTGAACCTTGGTTTTCCCGCGCTGACCAGTGCGATCAGCCAGGTCGAGAACGGCCGCCTGGTGTACCGAGGGCAGGATGCGGTGGAACTGGCGCAGCGGGCAACGCTGGAACAGGCGGCGGCGCTGCTGTGGCAATGTGACGTGCGGTTGTTCGACCGTCCGGCGCCGTTGATCGGACCGCCCGACCGCGCGGTGTATCCGGGTGCCACGATCGAAGAACGGCTTCGCCATGACCTGCCGCGTCTTGGCCCATCGGTGCCCATCTGGCAGCGCGAAGCCCACAGCCTGATCGGCACGGCCATCGACATGCTGCGCGGGGCCACCGCGCTGCTGACCGGCTGCCCGGCCGCCACCGCGCCAATCCACCTGCAACTGGCCCGCGCCTGGGACGTGCCACCGGAACAGGCCGATTTGCTGCGCAGGGCGCTGGTGCTGGCGGCCGATCACGAACTGTCGCCCGCCACGTTCTGCACGCGGGTCATCGCCTCGACCGGGGCCAGCCTCAGCGCCTGCATCTCGGGCGGGCTGGCCGCCTTTGGCGGGCCGCGGCACGGCGGTGAGATTGGCATGATCGAACAGCTGTTTGCCGAGGCAGCCGCCTCTGGCCATCCCGAGCGCGCGATCATCGACAGGCTGGCGCGGGGCGACCGGTTGCCGCGCTTTGGCCTGCAGATGCACGAACTGGGTGACCCGCGGGCGTTGCTGCTGTTGGCCGGACTACCGGCCGATCCGCTGCGCGATGCGCTGCTGCACACGATGGAGGCGGTGCTGGGCAAGCGGCCGGCTTTCACCTTTGCGCTGGTCGCGATGCGACATGCGCTGGGTCTGCCCGATGAGGCGGCGCAGATCCTGTTCCTGTGCGGCCGGCTGACAGGGTGGATCGCACATGTGCTGGAACAGAATGGCGACCAGAACCTGATCCGCCCCCGTGCCCGTTATTCCGGCGAGCCGCCGCCGGAGACCGGTGCTACCGCCTGA
- a CDS encoding DUF1330 domain-containing protein translates to MTKKGYWVAMVDIADQEGYKEYIALNKAAFDKYGATFVVRAGKHQVMEGPDANRVVVIEFKDYETALACYNSPEYRKAIEARVKYAKAHLTVVEGV, encoded by the coding sequence ATGACAAAAAAAGGGTACTGGGTTGCAATGGTCGATATTGCAGACCAAGAGGGCTACAAAGAATACATCGCCTTGAACAAGGCCGCTTTCGACAAATACGGCGCGACTTTTGTCGTTCGCGCCGGAAAACACCAGGTCATGGAAGGGCCGGACGCGAACCGTGTGGTTGTGATCGAGTTCAAGGACTACGAGACTGCCCTCGCCTGCTACAACTCCCCTGAGTATCGGAAGGCGATCGAGGCACGCGTCAAGTACGCCAAGGCACATCTGACTGTGGTGGAAGGCGTCTGA
- a CDS encoding branched-chain amino acid transaminase: MAAKADFIWMDGEMLAWADARLHVTSEAVLRGGSVFEGLRGYPDASGRLNLFRVPEHLLRLRQSARFMRLPIAWSDDQLTRAMCDLVRVNGFDQTIHLRATAYFGEGLGYGWRPEDIASGLFIFALPNPRRAGAATGIRSGISSWRRSPDNAAPSRIKASANYHNSRLAQVEAQLRGHDVPIMLNQQGNVAESPSSCVFMVREGVLITPPVTEDILESITRDTVMRLARERLGVMVQERSVGRSEVYICDELFLCGTGHEILPVAEIDGYAVGDGSPGPLTRRLQALYDDCVSGRLPDYVHWLTPVAS, encoded by the coding sequence ATGGCGGCCAAGGCTGACTTTATCTGGATGGACGGCGAAATGCTTGCCTGGGCGGATGCCCGGCTGCATGTGACCTCCGAAGCTGTCCTGCGCGGCGGTAGCGTGTTCGAGGGGCTGCGCGGCTATCCCGATGCGTCAGGCCGCCTGAACCTGTTCCGCGTGCCCGAACATCTGCTGCGGCTCCGCCAGTCGGCGCGCTTCATGCGTCTTCCGATTGCGTGGTCGGACGACCAGCTGACCCGCGCGATGTGTGATCTGGTTCGGGTCAACGGGTTTGACCAGACCATCCATCTGCGCGCCACCGCCTATTTCGGTGAGGGGCTGGGCTATGGCTGGCGGCCCGAAGATATTGCCTCGGGCCTGTTCATCTTTGCGCTGCCGAACCCGCGCCGGGCCGGCGCCGCGACTGGCATCCGCAGCGGCATCAGCAGCTGGCGGCGCAGCCCCGACAATGCGGCGCCATCGCGCATCAAGGCCTCGGCCAACTACCACAATTCGCGGTTGGCCCAGGTCGAGGCGCAGCTGCGCGGGCATGACGTGCCCATCATGCTGAACCAGCAGGGAAATGTCGCCGAAAGCCCCAGCTCTTGCGTGTTCATGGTGCGCGAAGGTGTGCTGATCACCCCGCCGGTGACCGAGGACATTCTGGAAAGCATCACCCGCGACACGGTCATGCGGCTGGCACGCGAGCGGCTGGGGGTCATGGTGCAGGAACGCTCCGTGGGCCGCAGCGAGGTGTATATCTGCGACGAACTGTTCCTGTGCGGCACCGGGCACGAGATCCTGCCGGTGGCCGAGATCGACGGCTATGCGGTCGGCGACGGCAGCCCCGGCCCGCTGACCCGCCGCCTGCAGGCGCTGTACGACGACTGCGTGTCGGGCCGGCTGCCGGATTATGTGCATTGGCTGACGCCGGTGGCCAGCTGA
- a CDS encoding flavin reductase family protein yields the protein MTGPAKPQMASDAFRLGMRRLAGAVCLVTTSENRQDAGLVATAVSSVSAEPPTLLVCVNRSASAWPVIERFGVFCVSVLGHAALPLVGQFSAPDRRDERFSTGSWQRLGGGAPVPEGALAVFDCAVAQIVPWHSHAIILGAVREVTLTEGADVPLLYMDRGFHRLAALPA from the coding sequence ATGACCGGCCCGGCGAAGCCGCAGATGGCGAGTGACGCCTTTCGGCTGGGCATGCGGCGGCTGGCGGGCGCGGTCTGTCTGGTCACTACCAGCGAGAACAGGCAGGATGCCGGACTAGTCGCCACAGCGGTCAGCTCGGTCAGCGCCGAGCCGCCCACCCTGCTGGTCTGCGTGAACCGCAGTGCCTCGGCCTGGCCGGTGATCGAACGGTTTGGGGTGTTCTGCGTCAGCGTCCTGGGCCATGCGGCGCTGCCTCTGGTCGGGCAGTTCAGCGCGCCGGACCGCCGGGACGAACGGTTCAGCACCGGCAGCTGGCAACGCCTTGGCGGCGGTGCGCCGGTGCCCGAGGGCGCACTGGCGGTATTCGACTGCGCGGTGGCGCAGATCGTCCCGTGGCATTCGCATGCCATCATCCTGGGCGCGGTGCGCGAGGTGACGCTCACTGAGGGCGCGGATGTCCCGCTGCTGTACATGGACCGCGGCTTTCACCGGCTGGCCGCACTGCCCGCCTGA
- a CDS encoding oligopeptide/dipeptide ABC transporter ATP-binding protein has protein sequence MRGVSFDLHRGEVLALVGESGCGIFISHDLGVVSRIAHRVAVMYAGELVESGPCERVLQAPAHPYTRGLLASVPAADMAPKTPLQAIPGTVPDMARLPPGCAFRNRCAQAYDACQTPPPLEPHTPGRAARCWLAAQESRI, from the coding sequence GTGCGGGGGGTATCGTTCGATCTGCACCGGGGCGAGGTTCTGGCGCTGGTGGGCGAATCCGGTTGCGGGATCTTCATCTCGCATGATCTGGGCGTGGTGTCGCGCATCGCCCACCGGGTGGCGGTCATGTATGCGGGCGAGCTGGTGGAAAGCGGCCCCTGCGAACGCGTGCTGCAGGCGCCCGCGCATCCCTATACCCGGGGCCTGCTGGCCTCGGTGCCCGCGGCCGATATGGCGCCCAAGACCCCGTTGCAGGCGATCCCCGGCACGGTGCCGGATATGGCTCGCCTGCCGCCCGGCTGCGCGTTTCGCAACCGCTGCGCGCAGGCATACGATGCCTGCCAGACGCCGCCGCCCCTCGAACCCCACACGCCCGGCCGTGCAGCGCGCTGTTGGCTTGCGGCACAGGAGAGCAGGATCTGA
- a CDS encoding IclR family transcriptional regulator — protein MSLSDLQDEADVRAPNPVQGAASFSKFMTVLQIIADSPGTLDIAQLTKRARFPRGTVYRLVSALIAEGLITQSGESGTFRLGPRLLQLAAKTWEDSDLRTIARDFLVSLRDATDEAVHLAVPSNNQMVYIDKLVGSSTVQMKTSIGGQVELHSTSVGKAWLSGLPDERLLEVIKGLELKRHTAMTLTTPEALLAELKRTREQGFAFDDEENEPDIRCLGSPIFNRQREPVGAISVSMPVYRHDARRHELCARLVRQTAKRITAELSRIL, from the coding sequence ATGAGCCTGAGTGACCTCCAGGACGAAGCAGATGTCAGGGCTCCCAATCCCGTGCAGGGAGCGGCTTCGTTCTCAAAGTTCATGACGGTGCTCCAGATCATCGCGGATTCCCCCGGGACACTGGACATTGCCCAACTGACCAAGCGTGCGCGTTTCCCGCGCGGGACGGTCTACCGACTCGTGTCGGCGCTGATCGCCGAGGGCCTCATCACGCAGTCCGGGGAGAGCGGAACGTTTCGCCTTGGGCCGCGCCTTCTCCAGCTCGCTGCCAAGACCTGGGAGGATTCCGACCTGCGAACGATCGCGAGGGACTTTCTGGTATCGCTCCGCGACGCAACGGATGAGGCCGTGCACCTTGCGGTGCCCAGCAACAACCAGATGGTCTACATAGACAAGTTGGTCGGCTCCAGCACAGTTCAGATGAAGACGAGCATTGGCGGCCAGGTTGAACTTCACTCCACATCCGTGGGCAAGGCGTGGCTGTCTGGCCTACCGGACGAGCGGTTGCTGGAAGTCATCAAAGGGTTGGAGTTAAAGCGCCACACCGCCATGACGCTAACGACGCCGGAGGCGCTGCTCGCGGAACTGAAGCGGACGCGCGAGCAGGGGTTTGCATTTGATGACGAGGAGAACGAGCCGGATATTCGTTGTCTCGGCAGCCCGATCTTCAATCGTCAGCGGGAACCAGTCGGAGCGATAAGCGTCAGTATGCCCGTATACCGGCACGACGCGCGACGTCACGAACTCTGCGCCAGGCTGGTGCGTCAAACGGCGAAACGGATCACTGCCGAATTATCCAGGATTCTGTAA
- a CDS encoding LLM class flavin-dependent oxidoreductase codes for MKLGLSMRGLGYHPSAWLDPRVPADGAISLPFYRDLVATAERGLLDVCFLADQNAITVSDTPKGAFGRTPVGAEFEPLTLLSALSTSSSHVGLVATASTTFHQPYQLARVFGSLDHLSGGRAGWNVVTSSRDDEAQNFSEDRILAKELRYERAREALEVCFGLWNSWDADAFVHDRSRGVFVEPAGMHRLDHKGQFFKVRGPLNQPPTPQGRPVIFQAGASEGGMDFAAAFAEVVYSVQHRLADAQAFYAAMKSRIAKHGRDPAAVMILPGILPVLGGTEAEAQAKFRDMQDQIDDIVGLEKLYRFFGDLSGHDLNGPVPDLRQDIAVVSRGEMMVRIARDNGWSIRDLFRRTSIGNSHNVVVGTPEQVADAMEVWFTQGAADGFNLLPAKSPVDVADFVDQVVPVLRRRGLTRSAYAADTLRGNLGLPATPVGRLAGA; via the coding sequence ATGAAACTCGGGCTGTCGATGCGCGGGCTGGGCTATCACCCCAGTGCCTGGCTTGATCCGCGCGTTCCGGCCGACGGGGCGATCAGCCTGCCCTTTTACCGCGACCTGGTGGCTACTGCCGAACGCGGCCTGCTAGATGTCTGTTTTCTGGCGGATCAAAACGCGATCACCGTCAGCGACACGCCCAAGGGCGCATTTGGCCGCACGCCCGTGGGCGCCGAGTTCGAGCCGCTGACCCTGCTGTCCGCGCTAAGCACCTCTTCGTCGCATGTGGGTCTGGTGGCCACGGCCTCGACCACCTTCCACCAACCCTATCAGCTGGCGCGCGTCTTCGGCTCGCTTGACCATTTGAGCGGGGGGCGGGCGGGGTGGAATGTGGTTACCTCCTCGCGCGATGACGAGGCGCAGAATTTCAGTGAAGACCGGATCCTGGCCAAGGAGCTTCGCTATGAACGCGCGCGCGAGGCACTGGAGGTTTGCTTTGGCCTGTGGAACAGCTGGGATGCCGATGCCTTTGTGCATGACCGCAGCCGGGGGGTCTTTGTCGAACCGGCAGGGATGCACCGTTTGGACCACAAGGGCCAGTTCTTCAAGGTGCGTGGGCCGCTGAACCAGCCGCCTACCCCGCAGGGTCGGCCAGTGATCTTTCAGGCCGGCGCGTCCGAAGGCGGCATGGATTTCGCCGCAGCCTTTGCCGAGGTCGTCTATTCGGTGCAGCACAGGCTGGCTGATGCGCAGGCTTTCTATGCCGCGATGAAGAGCCGGATCGCCAAACATGGGCGCGACCCCGCTGCAGTGATGATCCTGCCCGGCATCCTGCCTGTGCTGGGCGGCACCGAGGCCGAGGCGCAAGCCAAGTTCCGCGACATGCAGGACCAGATCGACGATATCGTCGGGCTTGAAAAGCTGTACCGGTTCTTTGGTGACCTGTCTGGCCATGATCTGAATGGCCCGGTTCCTGACCTGCGTCAGGACATCGCCGTGGTCAGTCGCGGCGAGATGATGGTTCGGATCGCGCGCGACAATGGATGGAGCATCCGAGACCTGTTCCGACGCACGTCGATCGGAAATTCACACAATGTTGTGGTCGGCACACCCGAACAGGTAGCTGATGCGATGGAGGTCTGGTTCACGCAGGGCGCTGCGGACGGATTCAACCTGTTGCCGGCCAAATCTCCGGTGGATGTGGCGGATTTCGTGGATCAAGTGGTGCCGGTCCTGCGGCGCCGGGGCCTGACACGCAGCGCCTATGCGGCGGATACGCTGCGCGGGAACCTTGGCCTTCCGGCTACCCCCGTCGGCCGGCTGGCCGGGGCATGA